Within Paenibacillus sp. J23TS9, the genomic segment CAGTTTTTGAGTAACCATACTGCTTCCAGCATTCCTTACAAGCATTGATTAGATTTTGTTTGATTATTTGTCGTTCATGTTCTGTAAAGCTCTTAGACATACTATTGCACCTCCCATATTATAAACGTATGAACATTTATATAATATTGTTCATACGTTTAATTTAGATAACATATTTCGAATTGTCAAGTACATATCAAGAAATGTTACCATACCTCTTGTATTTGAGCCTTTACCCGATGAGGGAAAAACGAATGTCCTGAAGCTAGCGATAATATTTTCCGCAGGGCTGATGGAGGCAGAGGCTGGGGAGCTGTATACGGGTGACTATAGCGTAATAAATAGCGGCAGTCTTGGACTTTCATCCGTGACTGTCGTTTTCATCTTTAGAGTAAGAAAAAACGCTAAACCGGATGCAATTCAGGGCTTAGCGTATATTTTCGTTAAAATGTTGGCGGGACCCCTAATACAACGTAGTCTGATGTTTTTATTGTCTTGATGGTTAACTGGATATTGGACTCAAGCAGTGCCGCTGCCTATGCTCAAAAAGTTAGAATTAAATTACAGACAGGAGAAGTAATCGAAGGTAAGGCCCAATTATCAGGGGATCCGAATCGGACAAAAGTGCGCACTGATGATGGTCCATTGTGGATCCCCTATGAGGAAATTGAATTTGTTGAACGCTTAATAAAGCTGAATTGATTAAGGAAGGCCGCCTAACGGCGGGTTTTTGATAATCTTCGCACGCAATTTTTCGTATATTTATACATTTTCTCATTAATTGTGAAAATATTTCTCATCAATTATGAAAAAATCATCAACAAATATGACACCACACATATACTAACAACTGTCAAAATAATAAATAAGATCAATAGAGCTCCAAGTGCCATGAGAACTTCCTCCTTGTTAAAAAAAGTTTCATAGTTGCTTCTTAACCCATGGCGGTTCATTCGAAGCGATCTTATGCCTCCTCCTGGCCTACCTCCCTCCTTTGTTTTCGATAACAAAAAAGGCAAAGAATGAACATAGGTTCATCCTCCACCTTTTAGCAAACCTGCTATTCAGTAATCAGCCCATAAGCTGAGATCCGCTTGATCCTGCGGGCCACCAGCATCGATACGAGATAGGCTAACACGACAAGCCCGATGCACAGCATGACGATCAGGGGAATCTTCACAATGAACTGTACGTTGTGTATGCCTGCCCCCGACAGGAGTAGCGTCAGCATGGAGTTGGTGTACAGGCAGCCCAGCACCCCACCGATGAGGACGCCGATGATCACAATCGGAATGAAGCTCATCGCGATCTGAGACATCAATTGAAGTGTCGTATATCCTGTAGCTTTTAATATCCCAAATTCCCGTTTACGCTTGAGAATCATCGTTTTGATGACGAGGTATAGGATCATAATGACGACCAGCACCGTGATTGCAAGAATCATAACCATGACGGCAAAAACCGCTGAAATATAGATACTGCTTTGGCCGTTTATCGTCTCATCGACGTTTATGATATTCGCGTGTATATTCCCGTATTGTGCTTTGATGTCCTTGATAAAACGAGCAGTATCTACATCCTTCAGGTATACGTTGATGACAGAGCTCGTATAGTCGGGAACGATCTGCTGTATCCCTGACAAAGTTAAATAGGCTGCTTGCCCCATATTGCTAATGGACTGGCTTAGCCCCGTGATCAGGAATGGATGGGATGCATTATTGATCTCAACCTTTACCGTATCACCGATGCCTTTATCAAGCAGTTTGGACACTGCCCAAGATACGGCAATTTCATTGTCATATTTCGGAAACCGCCCTTCATACACCGACTGGTTTTCCAGCTTACTGTAATCATCCGAGATATTCATATAAATCGCCTGCCCATCAATCCTCGTCGGTAGGAAATCAAGAATAGCCGTCTTGGCTACGCCATCCATATGCTCTATCGCCGGAAACAGTTTTTCGCTGTCAGCGGCCGTCTTCGCCTGAATCATAACATTCGATGTCTCCGCGCCAACCAGATGGAAAAATGCCTTTTTATCCGCAGCTACATTGTAATACAACACAACGGAGAAGACGGATGCAAACGTAATAGCGGCAATGATAAACACAATCATAATATTTTGCTTACTATTCATCATCATCGTTTTGCAAGCGAGCACAAACTGGAGTCCGCCCCTCGCTTTCTCAAGCGGGAAAGGATTCTTTTTGAAGCTGTGCGTCATAATACCTCCGCGTAGAGCCGCAACAGGATGGAGCTTCTGAATGCGTCTACCCGATAGTAGGGTCACGGCTAGTACAAGTACAGCAACAATAAGAATACTGAGGATAATAGAACCGATATCGAAACTCCGCGTCCACAGGAGTCCCGATAAAGACGAGACAATCCCGCCAAATACGGGAATCACCGCATAGGAGACCGCAACGCCAATCATACCGGCTGAAAGCGTAATGAGCATAAATTGCAGCACAATAGAAGCAAGAATTTGCCTGCTCGTATAGCCTACCGCTTTCAATACGCCGATATTCACGATGCCGTCATCAATGCTGTTGGTTACACGGAACTTAATAACGATCAAGGCAACAAGTACAATGACCGCTGCGAACGCAACCAAGATCATGGAGACAATATTGATCGTCATCGTACCTACGTTTTTCATCGTCTCAATATCCGTTTCCCAAAAAGTAGGGTCAATCGCATTCATGCTCGGATCCGGAAACTTCTTATTATAATCATTCATCAGCGTCGTCGATTGCCTGCTATCGTTAAGGGCTGCGGATAAGTAGGTTCCTCCCGCTGCCACCCCTAATGTATCAGACAACTGACGATACGCCGCATCAGGTAAAATGAATTTCATAATGCCCATACTGGGCGTGCCCAGCATCGTTGATTCAAAGAATCCTGCGATACGGTAGCTATACGCCTTATCCTGATAGGTTATGGTGAGCGTATCACCTAGCTTGTAGCCGCCGCTTGTTTTAAAACTATAAGATACATAAATATCATCTTGATGCATTGGGTCCAGCTTCTGAATCAGCTTCAGAGGTGAAAAATCCCGTTTAGCATCCGCATTGAATATCGCAGCACCACTATCCATCTGGCTGTCGCCATAACGGAACCTGGCCGCATCCAGCAAAATCATCGATTCCATTTCGATTTGTTTCACACCAGAGTTATTCTTAAAGAAGTCGCCATAGACTTCCTTATAGTTTGCATTTTTCATCATGAGGCTTAGATGCGGATCATGCAATTCTTCGACCTTGTCATCATAGAAGGTACTCATTTTGGAAATAACCGTTATACCAACATTGAGAAGCAGGGCAGCAGCAAAAATCAAAATTAACAATGAAAATGCCGCACCTTTACCTTTTTTAATATTGGCCAGGGCAAGATTAACGATGTTCATCCTACCACCCCATTTCGGCCAGAAAGGCTTTTAACTTGTCATGCCTTTCATGATTATGCTCCATATTGAAAGCATCCAGCTTCAGGTCTCCACAAATCACACCATCACGCAGATAAAGCACCCTGTTTCCCCGCAAAGCCGTTTTGATATCATGGGTAACCATGACAATCGACTGACCATTTTGATTCACAGCGGTCATAGCATCCAGCACGCTATCACTGGCAGCCGAGTTTAATGCACCCGTCGGCTCGTCAGCAAAAATAATTTTCGGACTGTTGATTAATGCCCGTACGATACCTGCCCGCTGCGCTTCGCCGCCGGAAAGCTGAGAGGGGAATTTCCCCCATGCCGCTTCATTTAATCCGACCTCGGCAAGCAATTCCTTGGCTTTGGTAACGATGGCACGTTTATTCCTGCTTACCAGCAAGCCGCTCGCTAACACATTATCCAAAACACTCATATTGTCCAGCAAATAGACCTGTTGAAATACAAACCCGCAATGGTTTCTTCTAAAAATCGCAAGCTGATCGTTATTCAGCTCGGAAATATTCTTCTCCTCAAAGTAAATCTCGCCTAATGTGGGTTTATCCATCCCGCTAAGCGCATAGAGCAGGGTCGATTTACCCGAACCGGAGCTGCCCATAATAACCGTAAAATCGCCCTCCATCAGACTGATGTCCAAATTCTTGAGCACATGCTGCTGATTTCCCCCACTGGAAAAGGTTTTGCATAATTTCTCCGTTCTTAATATCCTGTTTTGCATGAAATTAACACCCTCCTAAACAAATAAGACTGTAATATGGATTACAGTCCTATCATACAAAAGCAATTCTTATTTAATCTTTGTTCAATCCTTAACTGTTTCTTAATTCGGTTAAGCCAGCTTGATCCGGAGAATCACGGTAAAACCATCATCACGGTTATGACATTCCATATCCCCCAGCATTTTCTGCATAAAATATTTAGAAATGAATAGTCCAAGCCCCGTTCCGCTTTGCCCCACGACGTTTTGGCCCCTATAAAATTTATTGAATAAAAGCGGTAATTCATCCTCATCGACGCCTTGTCCATAATCCATGATATGAAGCTCCAGGTACGCATCATTGATTTGAGAGGTTATCTTAACCGAGGTACCCGCATATTTGTAGGAATTACTCAGAATATTATCGAATACCTGCTGCAAACGCGTCACATCCGTTACAATCATGCAAGCCGGAATCGGATCGCAGCTAATTTGATCATCATAATTCACGTTCGCAATGATACCGCTGAGAACCTCACTTAATTCCTCGGAAACCGTTACCTTAAGCTCTTGCAGCTCTTCCAGCGTCGCATGGAACATATCCGTCACTAATAGATTAATTTGCTCCGCTTTGGAATAGATCATGTTCAACTGCTTGATCACTTTATCATCACTGGCCCGGATCAACATCAGTTCACTCACGGCTTTAATGGAGGCCACCGGCGTTTTGATATCATGGCTTAAGCCAGCCACAAGCTCCTTCTTACTGCGGTTTGCGGCATATTCACTCTGCCTGGCTGCCGCCAGCTCTTCACGCATGATATCGAAGCTTTCGGTAAAAGCACCAAACGGGTTGTTTTTATCCATTTTCAGCGGAATATCCAGATTGCCTCTCGCTACATTGACCGCAAAGTTCTGCAGCTTTTTGAACGGCTTAAATACCCTATGATTTAAAAATAGGATATAAAAAATGCATAGTGCCGTTATGGCAACGAAAGTGGTCATCATCACACTCACAAGCCGACTCCTGCTCTGCTCGATGATGGCTTGATAATCATTATGAATGATCATTTTCCCTGCGAGCCTATCATCGATCATGATGTCTGTAACGGTATCCCGGTTTTTCATGGCATCATTCAGTGTCGTTGAAAGCCCCTCCGCCGTTTGATAGAGTATAGTTCCGTTATTATCAAGAACAACGAATTGCAGCTGTGTAGCATGATAATCTTCCGGCTTCATATTTCCCCAGCGGCTTTCCGTTATCTTTACCACTTCATTCACCGCGACAACATCCACATCGGTATTTACCTTCGTGTTAATCACTAGAAGAGACAGAATCATGCCTGTCATAAAAACGATAAGGATCGTCAGGAACATCCACTTCATTCTCATGCCTTGCTATCCTCTAAGACGTAGCCTGTTCCCCATACGGTTTTGATATATTGCGGCTGATTGGGGTTCACTTCGATTTTTTCGCGCAAGTGACGAATATGTACATTCAGCGTGCCGTCGCCGGCAAAGGAATCGCCCCATACATTGTGAAACAGCTCTTCTTTGGTGACCACCCTATTTTTATTGTTCACCAAATAGCAGAGCAGTTTATATTCAAGCGTCTTGAGTTTAATCTCTATACCATTCACACGGACACGGCATAAACTGCTGTCGATCTTAACTTGGCCAAACTCCAGCATTTCTGCGGGACCGTTGTTCCCGTATCGTTTGAGCACTGCTTTCACTTTTGCCAGCAAGATACTGAGCGTATACGGCTTTTGTATGTAATCGTCTCCACCTATGTTGAGGGCAATGAGAACATCGTCATCACTGGACCGAGCGCTAATAAACAGAATAGGTACCTGCGTTATTTGCCGCAGTTTTTTGCATAAGTCAAAACCCGATGTATTACCCAGATTGATGTCGAGGAGGATCAGTGAAACTTCATGTTTTTTTAAAAATCGCATACACGCGTCTGCGTTAGTCACATAAGCGGATTGGACCTCAAACATATTAAAATACTCACATGTGGTTTCTGCCAGGACGGTTTCATCGTCCACAATTAAACAATCAACATTCATATTGGTTCTCCATTGGAATTCAGAATAGGCAAGGCTTGGATACTTTTGTAATATACCATGAGCATTGGTGGATTGTAACGCAGGACTTCCATCCCCTCGCCTGGCAAGCTCTTCATGAACTAGGCTATAATAAGGGGACATGCCTCATCATATTTGAACTCAAAGGACGGTAAGCCATGCCTGACAATGCAAATCCCATCGAACAAATGAAAGCCATTCAAAAACAGCTCATACGTTTTATGATGAAATATAAATTCGCTTTGCAGGAAGTCGAGACTAAAATCGAAATCCTGCAGGAGGAATTCCAGCTGCTCCATGACTACAATCCGATCGAGCATACGAAGTCGAGGTTGAAGTCACCGGAGAGCATCATGAAAAAGCTGCTGCGTAAAGGCGGAGCTGGCTCGCTTGCCGATATTAAAGACAACATCAAGGATATCGCGGGCATCCGGATTACCTGCTCCTTCATATCCGACATTTACCGAATCAGCGAGATGCTGCAACGGCAAGCCGATTTGAACATTCTGTCGGTCAAAGACTACATTCAAAATCCGAAGCCCAACGGTTATAAAAGCCTGCATATCCTGGCTGAGGTTCCCGTGTTCATGTCCGATCGCGAAGAAGCGATATGCGTTGAGATCCAGATCCGTACCATTGCCATGGATTTCTGGGCCAGCCTGGAGCATAAAATCTTCTATAAATGCAACGAAACCGTGCCGGAACGCCTCCTTCAGGATCTGAAAAAGGCAGCTGACACGGCGTACGAGCTCGATACGAAAATGGAGCAGCTCCAGCAGGAGATGGAAGAGATCAAGCTGGCGCATCAATTCGATGCCAGTGAGGACTATCAGCTGCTAATCGATAATCAGCAGTTCAAAATCCCGGAAAATCTGCTGAGGCTGATTTCGGGAGAGAGGTAACGGCATAGCAGCCGTGCTGGAGTTCCCTATTCGAGAGATGCGTTTGCATGAAGCTGCTAAGCTGTGGTTTACGAAAAAGGATAAAGCCGAGAACTGTTTACAACAGAATTCTCGGCTTTTTTTTATCTTTCGACTTATTCTCCGGTATAAATACATGGTAAAATATGATTTTAAAAGGAAATATATTCTATGCGTGTTCCTGACAGCTATCATTCGAAATGACGGAGGAAATCATGAAGAAAACGGTACTCGCTTTATTTTGTACGATCCTATTTTTTTTAACAACTGAAAGTGCATTGCATGCGCAAGCGCTGCAAAGCACTCTGCCTGAACCCGTGTGGGTGGCCTCTACCCCTAACCTGCTTCCTGCTGATGTATATGTCCGGAAGGCCAATAATCACCTTTACATTATGGATGCATACGGGAAAGTCTCCATCCTGAATGACGGCACGGGCAAACAAATCGCTGAGGTTGATCCGACATCCCCCACATCCAAAATGGCCTATTCGGGATTTTTCGGAGGCAATCAGGTTGGTAAAAACGGCAACTTATATCTGACCACATCCGAGAACGATACCAAAAACAACCGGCTCACTCGTCGTCTTCAGGCATACAATTCTTCAGGAAAGGCGTTATGGGTTCGTGAATTTTCCCGGCCGATTCCTAAAACATTTGCTGAGAAGGTCAGCGATATCAGCGGGATTTTTATAAATAACGACGGAACTTTGTTATTTTACATGAGTCTTGAAAGATATAAGTTCATCGTTTTTCAGATCGATCAACAAGGGAAACAACTACAAAAAAAAGAGATCAATGAATTTGTGAACAGCTATCATAATAACATGATGACTACTCTTCTAAACTGGTCCGGCAAAGCAGCAGACTATTCGGACTATAAAGCAACGCTTACGGTATACGACTCGAAGCTGAATCGATTATTCAATCAAAAAATCGATGGCCTGAAATTCAGAGGTATTTTGCCCGACAAAACACTGTTGTTCTATAAATTCAATAAAACGACGACAGACGTCATCGCCAAAAACAGCAAAGGGGCCATACTATGGAAGAAATCCGTCCCCGGAAAGATCACTCTGGACAATTTCGGGCAGGATAATGAGGCATTCAACAGCGAATATTTAGTAGCCTCATCCAACCAGACGCTCTATGTATTCAATTCGAAGGGTCTCTCTGCCCAATCGAAGGTAGCCTTGAACAATCAAACGGCCAATCTTTCCTTTACCATGAGCGGTGACGGGAATATCTTGATCGTGGACGAGAAGAGCTCCTTTCCGAAGGATACGCCGGAACAGATCATTATTTTAAAAGGCAGCGACTTAAGCAGAATAGGCAAAATTGCTATGCCTGCCGGAGCATTCCTGGAGACCGCGTACCTGTACAAGGGCCAAGGCTGGTTGTACAGATGGTTCGATGACATGAACAATCCGGATTTACAAAACATCGCCATACAAAAATACGACCTGAATCTTTGATTCAGTTCAAAGGCCGCTCACTGGAGCGGCCTTTGACATGCCGTCTATCTTTTTTTTGATGAAGAGGCATCGGCGTATGCCCATTTCCAGTGTAATAATCGTTTACCCTGTGAACCGAGTAAATTATGTTCGCAGGAAATTGTTATCCCAGCACTAACTCAAAACGAGCGAAAATATCTTCTTCATACCACATCGTGAAATTAGTTCCCCATGTTGTGTTCAATAGTGTAAACGTAAATTTATGGTTGTCTTGATGGTATTTGTTGTTATAACTTAGATTGTTATTTGTTCCGATTCCCAAAAGAGGGGCATCAATAGGTTTAATATTGATTTTTTTATCGCTACCATCGTAAATTAACTCTTCAATCATGTGTTGCAGCTTATTTCCGTGACCTACCACTTCAAAAGGTGAAATAACGGTCTCAATTTTACGAATCTTCGTTAAGTACGGCGAATTCAAACGTGGTGTCATGTCAAAAGAATAAATTTCCGGATAACGAATGGCATCTTTATCCTTTAATAAAAGTGCAATTTCAACTTTATCTCCAAATTGATACTTAACCTTTACAACTCTTGGAGCACCATACTCCTCCACAGCTCTTTGGCTATACTTTAAAGTTGCAATCATCGAATCCTTTTCCTTAACTAATTTCACAACATGTGGTGTGAAATTTTCATTCAATTGAATACGCTTTTGAATTTCCATTCCTGGCTTTAAGAAGTCAATGGCCCACCAATTATGTTGTAATTCACGTAAATAGTTGTAACGTAGGTTATCATAATCATTTTGCCCAGCTATTGTATAGCTCAAAACCCCGAGTTTGTTGTCCTGATCAAAGTAAAGTGTTCCATCCTTTTCTAAGTGGTTAATTGAACCATCGCTAGCAAACATAACTTGATACCCGTTTACCGGAATCAATTCTTCCAAACCACATTCAATACCTTGGTTTTCAAAGATATGATATGGAACTTCGATAAGTTTTTTAATGTTATTTTGATCTTTAGGCTCCAAACAAGCTATTGCACGATCAACGTTCTTGCGTTGTTCTTTCCATGAAGACTCATAAAATTTGTACGAACGATCCGTCCACTCATTATAAGTGAATTTCATTTCGCCAACCGTTGCATCTTTAACAATTCCATAAGCGTAGGTTAAATCAAGATCGGTAATTTGGTCTAAACTACGTGCTCGCTGGAAGTCTTTCTTTTCATAATTCATATAGTCACTGAAATAGCGTTTGATATCCATTCCCCAAGTATGCTCTGGAACTAACATCGCATAGAAATTAGCATCATCATTTTCTATTTTGTTATCAAACATGTAATTCGTTAAAATCCGGTAATCACGAATGATTTTCGGATCAGACATCATTCCGTGAATCCATGTGTCCCCAATCTCCTCTGTAATCACTGGCAGTTGGTCACGTACTTCCCAAATTTCATTTGCAAACTGATCCATTGAAGTCATTTCAAGCTCATAGTCTGGATACTCATTCGCCATTTTTGACAAATAAGCGTTAATTTTCTCTTTTGTTCCTGGACCACTATTATCATGAGTATGCATAAACGCCAGCTTGTTATCCATGCAATCAACTCCGATTACGCCACCATAGTCGTCTGAATAAGAGACGATGATCTCACTTTCGCCATTCTTCCATAGAAATGTATCTGGAACTTCTGGAATGGAGCTCGAGCCATTTACACCAATATGTAGGAATTTAATTCCTTGACGATATAACTCATCAACAATCCCGATCGTATGTCCTGGGACGTCAGTCATTTTTGCGCTTGTTGTTGTGTATCCATAACGAGCATCTAACTTTTTTGAGATTGAAGTCATGTAATGTAAAGTTTGAGGTGTCATAGTTTCAGATTCAAACGTACATGGGATTGCGTGCCAGCGAATGTAACCTTTCTTTATGGCATCGTCTAGCTTTTTACAAGCTTCTTCATCCATGTTTTTGAAGTAATATTCAATAATAAAGCTACCTGTTGTCCAAACAAAGTCTTTGCCCTCTTTCCTTAAATCTTCAGCTAAAGTGATTGCGTTTTGAATGTAATCATGGCAATACTTATGCAAGACATTTTCTGCCAAATCAGTAAATCCAATGTCAAAATGAGTTTTGTTTACCACATAGATTTTTTTCATTTCTATAATCACGCCTTTCTTAGTCATAATACGTCGTGAAATAATTGCTTCATCTCCGCATATTGTGGGGTATTCGAAGTAATAATAGCTCATTCCATACGTCTAGTATTTATTTTATACGGACATATCTTTATAAAATCCTGACATTTTAATGTGTCTACCACCTGTTTCATACGATAAAATCTGATAAAACCATATCAATCGCGAAAAAGTCATTAATACTCTAGTTGAATTGTTTAATTAAACTGGGTCTAATACTTTTCAGTCTAAATCTTTATTTCCATCGGTTATTAGAGTACTTTCTCCAGCAATTCTGTCATCGTCTCACCCCCTGCCTTACTGCTAAAGATAATCCGCGATTGTTGTCCGTGATGTTCTTAAAGGAACCCATATCACATTTGCAAACAAGAACTGTGACAGGTATCACGGTAGGACGCATGAAGATGCAGGCATAGTAGAGAGATAAGCAGGAACGCTGTATATTTTGCTATTCATATGAGCAGCTGGAACAGACTTTCATACTCGTGAAAAAAGGAGCATACCAGTGTATACGATTCTTTCCAACGAACGCATCTGCGCGGGCATTTACCTCATGACGGTGGAGGGACAATTCCAAGAGGCATGTATGGGACAATTTTATATGCTGAGGGCTTGGAACGACGTCCCCGTATTATCTCGGCCAATCAGTATTTATAACGTGGAAAATAACAGCATTCAGTTCCTGTATAAAATGGCAGGCGAAGGCACCCGCTTGCTGGCAAAGCTGCATGAAGGAGACAGCATACAATTGGAAGGACCTTTAGGACATGGATTCCCGGATGTAAAGGGACGCGTTGCCCTGATCGGAGGCGGTATCGGTATGGCTCCCCTGCTGTACACTGCCAAGCAGCTGGATAAGCCCGATATATATCTTGGTTTCCAGGATCAATCCTATTTGACGGAAGCGTTTGAGCCTTATTCTAATAAGCTCGTTGTACAGATCGGCGGAAGCGTGCTGGATGATCTGGATCTAAGCTCATACGAATATGCACTGGTTTGCGGTCCGCTTGGCATGATGAAGGAAGCTGCGCGGATCGCAGAGGGCCTGAATACGAAGATGTATGTTTCTTTGGAAAAACGGATGGCTTGCGGCATCGGGGCCTGTTACGTATGCTCGGTGTTGAACAAGAATGGTCATTGTAAAGTATGTACGGATGGCCCTGTATTTCTGGCGGAGGAGGTCGATTGGCATGGGCAGCTTAGCTTGTAACATCGCGGGCATTCCCTTCATTAATCCCATCGTAATGGCATCCGGAACGTTCGGATTCGGACAAGAATATGCCAAGCAATACGATATCAATAAGCTAGGAGGGATCTCCAGCAAGGGATTAACCCTTGAGCCTCGTGCAGGAAACAGCGGAACCCGAGTATGGGAGACGGCTGGGGGTATGATGAACAGTGTCGGTTTAGAGAATCCAGGCATCGATGCCTTCCTGACCGAGGAGATGAAGTTCTGGGAAACGATTGAGCCCGTCAAGATTGTCAACCTGGGTGGGAGTAATATCGAGGAATATGTGCTTGGTGCATTGAAAATCACGAAGGATACGGGGGAACGCCGTAAAGATCATCTCCGCGCCGTAGACATGATTGAACTAAACATATCCTGTCCCAACGTAAAGGAAGGCGGTATGGCCTTCGGCATAAAAACGAATGTTGCCAGAGAAGTCATTCGTGAAGTAAGACAAGCCACATCGCTGCCGCTTGCCGTGAAGCTGTCGCCAAATGCGGAGAATATTGTGGAGATGGCGGTCATGTGCGAGCAAGAAGGCGCGGACTGTGTGTCGCTTGTTAACACCTTTTCAGGCATGAAGATTGATATTCATAATCGCCGGAGTGTATTCTCCAATATATACGCCGGATTATCCGGTCCGGCCATCAAACCCATTGCCCTGCGAATGGTACATCAGGTCGCCCGGCAGTTAAGCATTCCCGTTATGGGTATGGGAGGGATAACATCCGCAGCGGATATTATTGAATTTATTATCGCGGGCGCCGAGGTGGTTCAGGTCGGTACTTACAACTTCATGAACCTGCGCGCTGGCGAGGAACTGCTTGCCGGACTGCAGAGCTTGATGCTGCAGGAGAATATAAGCAGCCTCGATGAGATTCGCGGGATTTCGTACTAATGCAAAAAGCCTTATCTTAAAGGATAAGGTTTTTACATTTCCAAGTTACGGTATTAATAAAGGGACAGTATATTCATAGACATTTGAATAACTAGTTGTAATATCATTGGATACTTTCATTCTAAAATAATAATGTTGGCCTGGTAATAAATCTTGTACATCGATAAAAGTAACCTTT encodes:
- a CDS encoding dihydroorotate dehydrogenase electron transfer subunit, producing MYTILSNERICAGIYLMTVEGQFQEACMGQFYMLRAWNDVPVLSRPISIYNVENNSIQFLYKMAGEGTRLLAKLHEGDSIQLEGPLGHGFPDVKGRVALIGGGIGMAPLLYTAKQLDKPDIYLGFQDQSYLTEAFEPYSNKLVVQIGGSVLDDLDLSSYEYALVCGPLGMMKEAARIAEGLNTKMYVSLEKRMACGIGACYVCSVLNKNGHCKVCTDGPVFLAEEVDWHGQLSL
- a CDS encoding dihydroorotate dehydrogenase produces the protein MGSLACNIAGIPFINPIVMASGTFGFGQEYAKQYDINKLGGISSKGLTLEPRAGNSGTRVWETAGGMMNSVGLENPGIDAFLTEEMKFWETIEPVKIVNLGGSNIEEYVLGALKITKDTGERRKDHLRAVDMIELNISCPNVKEGGMAFGIKTNVAREVIREVRQATSLPLAVKLSPNAENIVEMAVMCEQEGADCVSLVNTFSGMKIDIHNRRSVFSNIYAGLSGPAIKPIALRMVHQVARQLSIPVMGMGGITSAADIIEFIIAGAEVVQVGTYNFMNLRAGEELLAGLQSLMLQENISSLDEIRGISY